One segment of Penaeus vannamei isolate JL-2024 chromosome 3, ASM4276789v1, whole genome shotgun sequence DNA contains the following:
- the LOC138866454 gene encoding uncharacterized protein, whose protein sequence is MILESSNHQGHQEADFSRSLRTADFKRSLKTADVNRSLRTADFKRSLRTADVNRSIRTADVNRSLRTPDVKRSLRTADVNRSLRTADVKRSIRTADVNRSIRTADVNRSIRTADVNRSIRTADVNRSLRTADVNRYMRTADVKRSLRTADVKRSLRTADVNRSLRTADFKRSLRTADFSRSLRTADFKRSLKTADVNRSLRTADFKRSLRTADVNRSIRTADVNRSLRTPDVKRSLRTADVNRSLRTADVKRSIRTADVNRSIRTADVNRSIRTADVNRSIRTADVNRSLRTADVNRYMRTADVKRSLRTADVKRSLRTADVNRSLRTADFKRSLRTADVKRSLRTADFKRSLRTADVNRSLRTADVNRSLKTADVKRSLRTADVNRSLRTADVNRSLRTADVKRSLRTADVNRSLRTADFKRSLRTADVNRSLRTADFKRSLRTADRRQSELQRFMPERP, encoded by the exons ATGATTCTTGAAAGTAGCAATCATCAGGGTCATCAAGAGG CTGATTTCAGTCGTTCTTTGAGGACAGCTGATTTCAAGCGTTCTTTGAAGACAGCTGATGTCAATCGTTCGTTGAGGACAGCTGATTTCAAGCGTTCTCTTAGGACAGCTGATGTCAACCGTTCTATTAGGACAGCTGATGTCAATCGTTCTTTGAGGACACCTGATGTCAAACGTTCTTTGAGGACAGCTGATGTCAATCGTTCTTTGAGGACAGCTGATGTCAAACGTTCTATTAGGACAGCTGATGTCAACCGTTCTATTAGGACAGCTGATGTCAACCGTTCTATTAGGACAGCTGATGTCAACCGTTCTATTAGGACAGCTGATGTCAATCGTTCTCTTAGGACAGCTGATGTCAATCGTTATATGAGGACAGCTGATGTCAAACGTTCTTTGAGGACAGCTGATGTCAAACGTTCTTTGAGGACAGCTGATGTCAATCGTTCTTTGAGGACAGCTGATTTCAAGCGTTCTCTTAGGACAGCTGATTTCAGTCGTTCTTTGAGGACAGCTGATTTCAAGCGTTCTTTGAAGACAGCTGATGTCAATCGTTCGTTGAGGACAGCTGATTTCAAGCGTTCTCTTAGGACAGCTGATGTCAACCGTTCTATTAGGACAGCTGATGTCAATCGTTCTTTGAGGACACCTGATGTCAAACGTTCTTTGAGGACAGCTGATGTCAATCGTTCTTTGAGGACAGCTGATGTCAAACGTTCTATTAGGACAGCTGATGTCAACCGTTCTATTAGGACAGCTGATGTCAACCGTTCTATTAGGACAGCTGATGTCAACCGTTCTATTAGGACAGCTGATGTCAATCGTTCTCTTAGGACAGCTGATGTCAATCGTTATATGAGGACAGCTGATGTCAAACGTTCTTTGAGGACAGCTGATGTCAAACGTTCTTTGAGGACAGCTGATGTCAATCGTTCTTTGAGGACAGCTGATTTCAAGCGTTCTCTTAGGACAGCTGATGTCAAACGTTCTTTGAGGACAGCTGATTTCAAGCGTTCTCTTAGGACAGCTGATGTCAATCGTTCTTTGAGGACAGCTGATGTCAATCGTTCTTTGAAGACAGCTGATGTCAAACGTTCTTTGAGGACAGCTGATGTCAATCGTTCTTTGAGGACAGCTGATGTCAATCGTTCTTTGAGGACAGCTGATGTCAAACGTTCTTTGAGGACAGCTGATGTCAATCGTTCTTTGAGGACAGCTGATTTCAAGCGTTCTCTTAGGACAGCTGATGTCAATCGTTCTTTGAGGACAGCTGATTTCAAGCGTTCTTTGAGGACAGCTGAT CGTCGTCAATCAGAACTTCAGCGGTTTATGCCTGAAAGACCGTAG